A DNA window from Cobetia marina contains the following coding sequences:
- a CDS encoding LysR substrate-binding domain-containing protein, translating into MNWLEDFLTLAVTRNFSRAAELRNVTQPAFSRRIRNLEYWVGATLIDRSLFPVGLTPAGESFQRTAQDALSVLRVGREEALGFVPKIEEVVSISASHTLAVSFFVDWHEQLQTRLGKLKARIVPDHVAGCVDALISGNCDLMLAYNSPLLPTLTDMVRYPSIVLESERLVPVSAVDGAGQALFSLESDTAQPYLCYSSDSYLGRLTALILNRESLSTRLNFCYECSMSDVLKRGALAGSGIAWVPERAVRDELNAGRLRIVGDDRHTAPLDICLFRHAEHEQQVAERIWQACLDMQASRTATSATQG; encoded by the coding sequence ATGAACTGGCTGGAAGACTTCCTCACGCTGGCCGTCACGCGCAATTTCTCGCGCGCGGCTGAGTTGCGCAACGTGACTCAGCCGGCCTTCAGCCGCCGGATACGCAATCTGGAATACTGGGTGGGCGCGACCCTGATTGATCGCAGCCTGTTTCCGGTAGGGCTGACACCGGCCGGCGAGTCCTTCCAGCGGACGGCGCAGGATGCGCTCTCAGTCTTGCGGGTCGGGCGGGAAGAAGCACTGGGCTTCGTGCCCAAGATCGAAGAGGTGGTGTCGATTTCCGCCTCCCATACGCTGGCGGTCAGCTTCTTCGTCGACTGGCATGAACAGCTCCAGACCCGGCTGGGCAAGCTCAAGGCGCGTATCGTGCCGGACCACGTCGCCGGCTGTGTCGATGCGCTGATCAGCGGCAACTGTGATCTGATGCTCGCCTACAACAGCCCACTGCTGCCGACGCTCACCGACATGGTGCGCTATCCCTCCATCGTGCTGGAATCCGAGCGTCTGGTGCCGGTGAGTGCAGTGGATGGGGCAGGGCAGGCGTTGTTCTCGCTGGAAAGCGACACGGCGCAACCGTACCTCTGCTACTCCAGTGACAGCTATCTCGGGCGACTCACCGCGCTGATCCTCAATCGGGAATCCCTCTCGACACGCCTCAACTTCTGCTACGAATGCTCGATGTCAGACGTGCTCAAGCGCGGGGCCCTGGCCGGCAGCGGTATCGCCTGGGTGCCGGAGCGCGCCGTACGGGATGAACTCAACGCCGGTCGCCTGCGCATCGTCGGGGATGACCGCCACACCGCTCCTCTGGATATCTGCCTGTTTCGGCATGCCGAGCACGAACAACAGGTCGCGGAGCGCATCTGGCAAGCCTGCCTGGACATGCAAGCCAGCCGCACAGCCACCTCCGCCACTCAAGGGTGA
- a CDS encoding cysteate racemase, producing the protein MEASATRLSVNRLSAAGLAAGGPRNAPDTVTRYGVVGGLGALGSADVLLKTVRAAQYCKPPRRVDIAFEQRHFEDGPGIAEEGYDPLRRKFYVYNVLKDMQGKVENALVPCFLSHTFLAEITPEISVNVVDIFEALQDRIRREYPDVRKIGVLTSSYVRASGIFTRRLSGPVSEPMTRPGGAEPGAELEVLYPEARVQREALMEAIYGPTGIKSGHHGGECLQQLMEACDDLIRQGAEIIVPGLSEIPVMMASLQPLIPVPLLDSNRIYAEYALGHDREQEGRQFKLGVLGGVGPAATVDFMRKVVGLTRAERDQDHLKMVVEQNPQIPDRTANLIGNGEDPSIPMLATCQRLEADGANAIAIPCNTAHAFVARIQPYIGIPIINMLTAVVDHIAARETPVARVGLLATSGTVASRVYHDILEASGRETLVPDASHQACVMDAIYGQQGVKAGHTSGECSLKLEAAIEHLLAQGAEVVILGCTELPLIELPIALRERVALLDPSEILARRCIAMAQ; encoded by the coding sequence ATGGAAGCGTCTGCCACACGGCTTTCTGTCAATCGGCTTTCTGCGGCTGGACTCGCTGCTGGCGGGCCCCGCAACGCGCCGGACACCGTCACCCGCTACGGTGTGGTCGGCGGGCTCGGAGCGCTGGGCAGCGCGGATGTATTGCTCAAGACCGTGCGAGCGGCCCAGTACTGCAAGCCCCCGCGCCGAGTGGACATCGCCTTCGAACAACGTCACTTCGAGGATGGCCCCGGCATCGCGGAAGAGGGCTATGACCCGCTGCGCCGCAAGTTCTATGTCTACAACGTGCTCAAGGACATGCAGGGCAAGGTCGAGAATGCGCTGGTGCCATGCTTTCTCTCGCATACCTTCCTGGCCGAGATCACCCCGGAAATCAGCGTGAACGTGGTGGATATCTTCGAGGCACTGCAGGACCGCATTCGCCGCGAGTACCCTGACGTTCGCAAGATCGGCGTGCTGACCTCAAGCTACGTGCGCGCCTCTGGCATCTTCACGCGTCGTCTGTCCGGGCCCGTATCCGAGCCCATGACCCGACCGGGAGGTGCCGAGCCCGGCGCGGAGCTCGAGGTGCTCTACCCGGAGGCGCGCGTACAGCGTGAGGCATTGATGGAGGCCATCTATGGCCCGACCGGCATCAAGAGCGGCCATCATGGCGGTGAATGTCTGCAGCAGCTGATGGAAGCCTGCGATGATCTCATTCGTCAGGGAGCCGAGATCATCGTGCCGGGCCTGAGCGAGATCCCGGTGATGATGGCCTCGCTGCAGCCCCTGATTCCGGTGCCGTTGCTGGATTCCAATCGAATCTACGCCGAGTACGCGCTGGGACATGATCGCGAGCAGGAAGGGCGGCAGTTCAAGCTGGGCGTGCTGGGCGGCGTCGGGCCCGCTGCGACGGTGGACTTCATGCGCAAGGTGGTGGGACTGACACGTGCTGAGCGCGATCAGGATCACCTCAAGATGGTGGTGGAGCAGAATCCGCAGATTCCCGATCGCACCGCCAATCTGATCGGCAACGGGGAAGACCCGAGCATCCCGATGCTCGCCACCTGTCAGCGACTGGAAGCGGACGGTGCCAATGCCATCGCGATTCCCTGCAATACCGCGCATGCCTTCGTGGCGCGTATCCAGCCCTATATCGGCATCCCGATCATCAACATGCTGACGGCGGTGGTTGATCATATCGCCGCGCGGGAGACGCCGGTGGCGCGGGTCGGGCTGCTCGCGACCAGTGGCACCGTGGCCAGTCGGGTCTACCACGACATCCTCGAAGCCTCGGGGCGTGAGACGCTGGTGCCGGACGCCTCCCATCAGGCTTGCGTGATGGACGCCATCTACGGGCAGCAGGGCGTCAAGGCGGGCCACACCTCAGGCGAATGCAGTCTGAAGTTGGAAGCCGCCATCGAGCACCTGCTGGCCCAGGGGGCAGAGGTGGTCATTCTGGGCTGTACGGAGCTGCCGCTGATCGAGTTGCCGATCGCGTTGCGTGAGCGCGTGGCCTTGCTGGACCCCTCGGAGATACTGGCTCGCCGCTGCATCGCCATGGCGCAATAG
- a CDS encoding dicarboxylate/amino acid:cation symporter, with the protein MADTDSFAERDSRTPGPVARLLSPWTGLPLWKQIFIALVLGLGLGILLNQTGRADIAADIKPLGDLFIRAIKMLIVPLVFVSLVTGVASLDNLARLGRLSLKTLGLYLGMTAVAITIGLGLAALFQPGVGIDLGSAAGVEVREAPTAVETLLGLVPTNAVEAFAEGNVLQIIVFAILFGLSITLVGEKARPVRVFFESAAEIIYRMTSIVIAFTPYGVFALMAWVAGTYGLAMLAPLAKVIAIVYLGCIVHAVVVYGGLLRFVARLNPVRYFQGSVEPIMLAFTSTSSSGTLPVTMMAAEQNLGVKRSVSSFVLPLGATINMDGTALYQGVCALFIAQAYGVDLGMTEYVTIIMTATLGSIGTAGVPGAGLIMLSLVLTSVGLPLEGVAIIAGIDRVLDMARTGLNVAGDCAVSCLVAKSEKALDEEVFNTPHVMRSTLS; encoded by the coding sequence ATGGCTGATACTGATTCGTTCGCCGAGCGCGATTCGCGCACCCCCGGTCCCGTCGCGCGCTTGCTGTCCCCGTGGACAGGCTTGCCGCTCTGGAAACAGATCTTCATTGCACTGGTGCTGGGCCTTGGGTTGGGCATCCTGCTCAACCAGACCGGCCGCGCCGATATCGCCGCCGACATCAAGCCGCTGGGGGATCTGTTCATCCGCGCGATCAAGATGCTGATCGTGCCGCTGGTCTTCGTCTCGCTGGTCACCGGCGTGGCATCGCTCGACAACCTTGCCCGCCTGGGGCGACTGAGTCTCAAGACACTGGGGCTGTATCTGGGCATGACGGCGGTGGCGATCACCATCGGCCTGGGGCTGGCGGCTCTCTTCCAGCCGGGCGTGGGCATCGACCTGGGCAGCGCCGCCGGTGTCGAGGTGCGGGAAGCGCCGACCGCCGTCGAGACATTGCTTGGCCTAGTGCCGACCAATGCCGTCGAGGCCTTCGCCGAGGGCAATGTGCTGCAGATCATCGTCTTCGCGATCCTGTTCGGCCTCTCCATCACGCTGGTCGGGGAGAAGGCGCGTCCGGTACGGGTATTCTTCGAATCCGCGGCGGAAATCATCTACCGCATGACCAGCATCGTCATCGCCTTCACGCCCTACGGTGTCTTCGCGCTGATGGCCTGGGTCGCCGGAACCTACGGGCTGGCGATGCTCGCGCCGCTGGCCAAGGTGATCGCCATCGTCTATCTGGGCTGCATCGTGCACGCCGTGGTGGTGTATGGCGGCCTGCTGCGCTTCGTCGCGCGCCTCAATCCCGTGCGGTATTTCCAGGGCAGTGTCGAGCCGATCATGCTCGCCTTCACCAGCACCTCAAGCTCCGGCACCCTGCCGGTGACCATGATGGCCGCCGAGCAGAATCTGGGCGTCAAGCGCAGCGTCTCGAGCTTCGTGCTGCCGCTGGGCGCGACCATCAACATGGATGGCACCGCGCTGTATCAGGGTGTCTGCGCGCTGTTCATCGCCCAGGCCTACGGTGTCGATCTGGGCATGACCGAGTACGTCACCATCATCATGACCGCCACTCTGGGCTCCATCGGCACGGCGGGCGTGCCGGGGGCGGGGCTGATCATGCTGTCGCTGGTGCTGACCTCCGTCGGTCTGCCGCTGGAAGGGGTCGCCATCATCGCCGGGATCGACCGCGTACTCGACATGGCGCGCACCGGGCTGAACGTGGCCGGTGACTGCGCGGTCAGCTGTCTGGTCGCCAAGAGCGAGAAGGCACTCGATGAAGAGGTGTTCAACACCCCGCACGTGATGCGTTCGACCTTGAGCTGA
- a CDS encoding ABC transporter substrate-binding protein, whose translation MSSPFTKSHLMKPLPLRMALAGSGLLLATLSAPASAAEDASVVFAAPPWPGVTMKTEIASEIFEALGYSPTTRQLGAQITYEGISLGEVDVYLAAWLPGQSTMYNAAMEKGAMVDLGNNVNGARANFAVPRYVAEAGVTSLNDVDKPEFADKFDKTIYSIEIGSGSSEIANRAVDEDIYGLGDWDLKESSTAGMLGTVANAIKRDEWVMFVGWTPHWMGVEYDMVFLEDPKDLWGPGGGASDVKTLANKAWSQAHPNATVFLDQIAFTSEEQSELIYGFGKEERPQEEVAGTWMKANPAKVKGWLEGVTTRDGEPAWPAVQKALGLPDA comes from the coding sequence ATGTCGTCCCCCTTCACCAAGTCCCACCTGATGAAACCCCTTCCGCTGCGCATGGCGCTGGCGGGCAGTGGCCTGCTGCTGGCGACCCTCTCGGCACCGGCAAGCGCCGCGGAAGATGCCAGTGTGGTATTCGCGGCGCCGCCGTGGCCTGGCGTGACCATGAAGACCGAAATCGCCTCCGAGATCTTCGAGGCGCTGGGTTATTCCCCCACCACGCGTCAGCTGGGCGCGCAGATCACCTATGAAGGCATCTCGCTCGGGGAAGTGGATGTCTATCTGGCCGCCTGGCTGCCGGGGCAGAGCACCATGTACAACGCGGCGATGGAAAAAGGCGCCATGGTCGATCTGGGCAACAACGTGAACGGCGCGCGAGCCAATTTCGCCGTACCGCGTTATGTGGCCGAAGCCGGCGTCACCTCACTGAACGATGTCGACAAGCCGGAATTCGCCGACAAGTTCGACAAGACCATCTACTCCATCGAGATCGGCTCGGGCTCCAGCGAGATCGCCAACCGTGCCGTCGACGAAGACATCTACGGGCTGGGTGACTGGGACCTCAAGGAATCCTCCACCGCCGGCATGCTGGGGACGGTGGCCAATGCCATCAAGCGCGATGAGTGGGTCATGTTCGTCGGCTGGACCCCGCACTGGATGGGGGTCGAATACGACATGGTCTTCCTGGAGGACCCCAAGGACCTGTGGGGCCCGGGTGGCGGCGCCAGTGACGTGAAGACCCTGGCCAACAAGGCATGGTCGCAAGCGCATCCCAACGCCACCGTCTTCCTGGACCAGATCGCCTTCACCTCCGAGGAGCAGAGCGAGCTGATCTATGGCTTTGGCAAGGAAGAGCGCCCGCAGGAAGAGGTGGCTGGCACCTGGATGAAGGCCAATCCTGCCAAGGTAAAGGGCTGGCTGGAAGGGGTGACCACTCGAGATGGCGAGCCCGCCTGGCCTGCCGTGCAGAAGGCGCTTGGCCTGCCGGACGCCTGA
- a CDS encoding pseudouridine synthase, translating into MRLDKFLTETTDLSRSDAKKVVHRGDVTVDGEVVKNTARAVKDGMRVEWNGEHLELMGLRYLMLHKPANVECTTKPGLYERAHDLIELPNVERLSIVGRLDVDTTGLVLMTDDGQWNHRVTSPKKACAKRYRVTLARPLEGDELARAVEDFEHGLMLDGEEKPTRPARLEMETATVGLLWITEGRYHQVKRMFAAIGNHVEALHREAIGDVELDPELEPGECRFLRPEEIASF; encoded by the coding sequence ATGCGCCTGGACAAATTCCTTACCGAAACCACGGATCTCAGCCGCAGCGATGCCAAGAAGGTCGTGCATCGCGGCGATGTCACCGTGGATGGTGAGGTAGTCAAGAACACCGCGCGTGCCGTCAAGGATGGCATGCGCGTCGAATGGAACGGCGAGCACCTGGAACTGATGGGCCTGCGCTATCTGATGCTCCACAAGCCGGCCAATGTCGAATGCACCACCAAGCCGGGCCTGTATGAGCGCGCGCACGACCTGATCGAGCTGCCCAATGTCGAGCGCCTGAGCATCGTCGGGCGTCTCGATGTCGACACCACCGGTCTGGTGTTGATGACGGATGACGGCCAGTGGAACCACCGCGTCACCTCACCCAAGAAAGCCTGTGCCAAGCGTTATCGCGTGACCCTGGCGCGCCCGCTGGAAGGGGATGAGCTGGCGCGTGCCGTGGAAGATTTCGAACACGGCCTGATGCTGGACGGCGAAGAGAAGCCGACGCGTCCGGCACGCCTGGAGATGGAAACGGCCACCGTGGGTCTGCTGTGGATCACCGAAGGCCGCTATCATCAGGTCAAGCGCATGTTCGCGGCCATCGGCAATCATGTCGAAGCCCTGCACCGCGAAGCCATCGGCGACGTGGAGCTGGACCCGGAGCTGGAACCCGGCGAATGTCGCTTCCTGCGTCCGGAAGAGATCGCCAGCTTCTGA
- a CDS encoding nitrilase family protein yields MTVTNPSATWEDAGKLRVSLVQADLRWEDPAENCRLLGEQLDAAGLTADPDGHNALTDLIVLPEMFATGFTMNSREMAEPMETSESVAWLKAQAVARGCVMTGSIAVLEGDECYNRMLWATPSGELRHYDKRHLFRMAGEHERYGMGNERVIVELNGFRIQLSVCYDLRFPTWLRQRPVIGGMSAAECATGSAFEYDLLLCVANWPGVRRHPWRTLLQARAIENLAYVVGVNRVGDDANGLHYTGDSMVCDYKGEPILDPSPDQPFIETVTLERGALDEFRTKFPAWMDADHFTLEA; encoded by the coding sequence ATGACAGTGACGAATCCATCAGCAACGTGGGAAGACGCAGGCAAGTTGCGCGTCAGCCTGGTGCAGGCCGATCTGCGCTGGGAAGACCCGGCAGAGAACTGTCGCCTGCTGGGCGAGCAGCTGGACGCCGCTGGCCTGACGGCCGACCCTGACGGCCACAATGCCCTGACCGACCTCATCGTGCTGCCCGAGATGTTCGCCACCGGCTTCACCATGAATTCCCGTGAGATGGCCGAGCCGATGGAGACCAGCGAGAGTGTCGCCTGGCTCAAGGCGCAGGCGGTCGCGCGCGGTTGCGTGATGACGGGCAGCATTGCGGTACTCGAGGGAGACGAGTGCTACAACCGCATGCTGTGGGCCACGCCGAGTGGTGAGCTGAGGCATTACGACAAGCGCCATCTGTTTCGCATGGCAGGCGAGCATGAGCGTTATGGCATGGGCAATGAGCGGGTGATCGTCGAGCTCAACGGCTTCCGGATCCAGCTGTCCGTCTGCTATGACCTGCGCTTCCCGACCTGGCTGCGTCAACGCCCCGTGATTGGCGGCATGAGCGCGGCGGAGTGTGCCACCGGCAGCGCCTTCGAATATGACCTGCTGCTGTGCGTGGCCAATTGGCCGGGCGTACGGCGGCATCCGTGGCGCACCCTGCTTCAGGCGCGCGCCATTGAGAATCTGGCCTATGTGGTGGGCGTCAACCGAGTGGGTGACGATGCCAACGGGCTGCACTATACCGGCGATTCCATGGTCTGCGATTACAAGGGCGAGCCCATCCTCGACCCCTCGCCAGACCAACCCTTCATCGAGACGGTGACGCTTGAACGCGGCGCCCTCGACGAGTTTCGAACCAAGTTTCCGGCGTGGATGGACGCCGATCATTTCACTCTGGAGGCCTGA
- a CDS encoding DUF1904 family protein, with protein sequence MPQLRFHGVTPARLAPVSRTLVDQLSEATATPRDEFTLECISTQYVFDGQTVDAFPFVEVLWFERGQQVRDVCGEAIHQAMREAGYPEAETFFLALSPSGYYIAGKPLAQDGESGSR encoded by the coding sequence ATGCCTCAGCTTCGCTTCCATGGCGTTACCCCCGCCCGTCTCGCCCCCGTCTCGCGCACGCTTGTCGACCAGCTCAGTGAGGCCACGGCGACGCCGCGCGATGAGTTCACGCTGGAGTGCATCAGCACGCAATATGTCTTCGACGGCCAGACGGTGGATGCCTTTCCCTTCGTCGAGGTGCTGTGGTTCGAACGCGGCCAGCAGGTCCGTGACGTCTGTGGCGAGGCCATCCACCAGGCAATGCGCGAAGCCGGCTACCCCGAGGCCGAGACCTTCTTCCTCGCGCTGAGCCCCTCGGGCTACTACATCGCGGGCAAGCCACTGGCTCAGGATGGCGAGAGTGGCTCGCGATGA
- the rarD gene encoding EamA family transporter RarD: protein MSQAQSSPESDEAAALARREGLKGVGYGLTAYAMWGCFPLYFALFSGIPAWEVLLHRILWSCVFLILLISLLKRWSPIRSALSRPRQLWPGLACALLIAANWGIYIFAVEQHEVLQASLGYFLTPLVNVALGMLVLKERLTRLQGVALGLAALGLSLQFLNLSELPWITLSLALSFGTYGLLRKRVALDGLSGLFVETLMLAPLALLLIAGLWQAGESRFLATGIGPLELPASVLLMSSGILTALPLLAFAGAARRLRLATVGFLMYINPSMQFAIALLVFHETLQPSMLLTFVLIWSGLALYSTSTLLAHRAESRSRRALKGGTS from the coding sequence ATGAGCCAGGCGCAGAGCTCGCCCGAGAGCGATGAAGCGGCAGCCCTGGCCCGTCGCGAAGGCCTCAAGGGGGTCGGCTACGGCCTGACGGCCTATGCCATGTGGGGCTGCTTTCCGCTGTACTTCGCGCTGTTTTCCGGCATCCCCGCCTGGGAGGTGTTGCTGCACCGCATCCTGTGGAGCTGCGTGTTTCTCATCCTCCTGATCAGCCTGCTGAAGCGCTGGTCACCGATTCGCAGCGCATTGTCCAGGCCACGGCAACTATGGCCGGGGCTGGCGTGCGCCTTGTTGATCGCGGCCAACTGGGGGATCTACATCTTCGCGGTGGAGCAGCATGAAGTGCTGCAGGCAAGCCTCGGCTACTTTCTGACGCCATTGGTCAACGTGGCACTGGGCATGCTGGTACTCAAGGAACGCCTGACTCGCCTGCAGGGCGTGGCGCTGGGGCTGGCGGCGCTGGGCCTGAGTCTGCAGTTTCTCAATCTCTCCGAGCTGCCCTGGATCACCCTCTCGCTGGCGCTGTCCTTCGGCACCTACGGGCTGCTGCGCAAGCGTGTCGCGCTGGATGGCCTATCGGGGCTGTTCGTCGAGACGCTGATGCTGGCGCCCCTCGCCCTGCTGTTGATCGCGGGTCTGTGGCAAGCAGGCGAGTCACGCTTTCTGGCCACGGGCATCGGCCCGCTGGAGCTGCCCGCCAGCGTGCTGCTGATGTCCAGCGGTATCCTGACGGCGCTCCCGCTGCTGGCCTTTGCCGGCGCGGCACGCCGCCTGCGCCTCGCCACCGTCGGCTTTCTGATGTACATCAACCCGAGCATGCAGTTCGCCATCGCGTTGCTGGTATTCCACGAGACCTTGCAGCCCTCGATGCTGCTCACCTTCGTGTTGATATGGTCAGGCCTGGCGCTCTATTCGACCTCGACCCTGCTGGCACATCGCGCCGAAAGCCGCAGCCGACGGGCACTCAAGGGCGGCACCTCGTGA